Proteins found in one Lysinibacillus fusiformis genomic segment:
- a CDS encoding IS3 family transposase (programmed frameshift), which translates to MEEKESTYQIANRLKRDRQYIRLWIELYRYHGVEGIIRPQGFTNYEDSFKIKVIQHLIETGDSLLQTAAKFNIPSRETIRRWKKQWMSKAGEALYQIEKEHQSMPKKQPPSSDLNEKTTEELKAEIEYLRMENAYLKKLKALSRKGCLHIQEKVRAVYELRLEFPLQALLKVAKLKKSTYYYHLQKWVKPDKYQAIKERIQTLFHHHKGRYGYRRICLALRNEGIFINHKTVQRLMKELGLKGTVRPKKYRSYKGTVGYVAENVFQRDFEATVPNQKWVTDVTEFKINGQKIYVSAVLDLFNREIVGYEVSKSPNFELVQQSFKKAFTYTKLSKKSGLIIHSDQGWLYQIPRFKALLATHEIKQSMSRKGNCLDNAVIESFFGILKSEFLYTTTFRNYGEFKKALVDYIHYYNHERIKIKLNGKSPVEYRKAS; encoded by the exons ATTGAAGAAAAGGAAAGTACGTATCAGATTGCCAATAGATTAAAGAGGGATCGACAGTACATTCGATTATGGATTGAATTATATCGATATCATGGCGTTGAAGGAATTATTCGTCCTCAAGGGTTCACGAATTACGAAGATTCTTTTAAAATAAAAGTAATTCAACACCTGATAGAGACGGGCGATTCGCTCCTTCAGACTGCTGCCAAGTTTAATATTCCTTCTCGTGAAACCATTCGGAGATGGAAAAAACAATGGATGTCTAAGGCTGGAGAGGCGCTCTATCAAATAGAAAAGGAGCACCAATCAATGCCAAAAAAACAACCACCTTCGTCCGATTTAAATGAAAAAACAACGGAAGAGTTAAAAGCGGAAATTGAGTATTTACGGATGGAAAATGCCTATTTAAAAAAGTTGAAAGCCTTA TCAAGAAAAGGATGCCTTCACATCCAAGAAAAAGTGAGAGCTGTGTATGAGCTAAGGCTGGAATTTCCACTTCAAGCTCTATTAAAAGTCGCGAAACTTAAGAAAAGTACGTATTATTATCATCTTCAAAAATGGGTAAAACCAGATAAATATCAGGCGATTAAAGAACGAATCCAGACACTTTTTCATCACCATAAGGGGCGTTATGGCTATCGTCGTATTTGTCTTGCCCTCCGAAATGAAGGGATTTTCATCAACCATAAAACGGTCCAACGATTGATGAAAGAATTGGGCTTAAAAGGGACAGTACGCCCTAAAAAATACCGTTCGTATAAAGGAACGGTGGGCTATGTCGCAGAGAATGTCTTTCAACGTGATTTTGAAGCCACTGTACCCAATCAGAAATGGGTAACCGATGTCACAGAGTTTAAAATAAATGGTCAAAAAATCTACGTATCGGCTGTATTAGATTTATTCAATCGAGAGATCGTTGGATATGAGGTATCAAAATCACCTAATTTTGAGTTAGTTCAACAGTCTTTTAAAAAGGCGTTTACGTATACAAAGTTATCGAAAAAGAGTGGCTTAATCATTCATTCTGATCAAGGATGGTTATATCAAATACCACGTTTTAAAGCGTTATTGGCAACGCACGAAATCAAGCAAAGTATGTCACGGAAAGGAAATTGTTTAGATAATGCCGTGATAGAAAGCTTTTTTGGTATTCTGAAATCAGAATTTCTGTACACAACTACGTTTAGAAACTACGGAGAATTCAAAAAAGCGTTGGTAGACTATATCCACTACTACAATCATGAACGGATAAAAATAAAACTCAACGGAAAAAGTCCCGTTGAGTATCGAAAAGCTTCGTAA
- a CDS encoding CotY/CotZ family spore coat protein: MGCGKPTNPIGPIHSAGCVCDVVRAILDIQNQAVRDECSPCTANCFLEPLGGIVSPARSQADTRVFMLITKDGTPFKAFFNSPTADPCICTSVFFRVEDMFDECCATLRVLEPLCTFDSSESTVDLLSKDGCCINMKKICKVDDWSSTDSCITVDLSCFCAVQCIADVDLGICD, encoded by the coding sequence ATGGGTTGTGGTAAGCCAACAAATCCTATTGGACCAATCCATTCAGCAGGCTGCGTTTGTGACGTAGTTCGCGCTATTTTAGATATTCAAAATCAAGCGGTGCGAGATGAGTGTTCTCCATGTACAGCTAACTGTTTCTTAGAGCCACTAGGTGGGATTGTTAGTCCTGCACGCTCTCAAGCAGATACACGTGTATTCATGTTAATTACGAAAGATGGTACTCCTTTCAAAGCATTCTTTAACTCTCCAACAGCAGATCCTTGCATTTGTACATCCGTATTCTTCCGCGTAGAAGATATGTTTGATGAATGCTGTGCTACTTTACGTGTTTTAGAGCCATTATGTACATTTGACTCTAGTGAAAGTACAGTAGACTTACTAAGCAAAGACGGTTGTTGTATAAACATGAAGAAAATCTGTAAAGTAGATGACTGGAGCTCAACTGATAGCTGTATTACTGTAGACTTATCTTGCTTCTGTGCTGTACAATGTATCGCTGATGTTGACTTAGGGATTTGTGACTAA
- a CDS encoding YhcN/YlaJ family sporulation lipoprotein yields MRLLGMTLPLLVVLSLLNGCAEKEKFIVYGSPQNESEVEALIKEEDYVDRSTVIQYDDSMLVAVQIEPWKKWKKTKLEKKLQKKFEEKYPNKDVFVSADYKIFYEANKIKKDQVEDNKLSDKITELIELAKEET; encoded by the coding sequence TTGAGGCTACTAGGAATGACGTTACCGCTCTTAGTTGTTTTATCGCTGTTAAATGGTTGTGCTGAAAAGGAAAAATTTATTGTCTATGGGTCGCCGCAAAATGAAAGTGAAGTCGAAGCCCTTATAAAAGAAGAAGACTATGTTGATCGTTCGACGGTTATCCAATATGACGATAGTATGCTTGTTGCAGTACAAATTGAACCATGGAAAAAGTGGAAAAAGACTAAGCTAGAGAAAAAGTTGCAAAAAAAATTTGAAGAGAAATATCCAAACAAGGATGTGTTTGTCTCCGCTGATTATAAAATTTTTTATGAAGCCAATAAAATAAAAAAGGATCAAGTGGAAGATAATAAATTGAGCGATAAAATTACAGAACTAATAGAGCTTGCAAAGGAGGAGACATAA
- the spoVAC gene encoding stage V sporulation protein AC: MEKEQYQQLEQNVTPKPPYLKNIAKAFFVGGFICAIGQAVSLFYIIFFNFTEATAGNPTVATMVFFAMILTGLGLYKRIGQFAGAGSAVPVTGFGNAVISAAIEHRSEGLVLGVGGNLFKLAGSVVLFGVVSAFFVALIKYILVTIGVVSW, from the coding sequence ATGGAAAAAGAGCAATATCAACAGTTAGAGCAAAATGTTACACCCAAGCCCCCTTATTTAAAAAATATAGCAAAAGCCTTTTTCGTTGGCGGTTTTATTTGTGCAATTGGTCAAGCTGTGTCTCTTTTTTATATTATTTTCTTCAATTTTACGGAGGCAACAGCAGGAAATCCAACTGTTGCAACGATGGTATTCTTTGCCATGATTTTAACAGGTCTTGGTCTTTATAAAAGAATTGGTCAATTTGCTGGAGCAGGATCGGCAGTACCAGTAACAGGCTTTGGGAATGCCGTTATTTCGGCGGCTATCGAGCATCGTTCAGAAGGGTTAGTATTGGGAGTCGGCGGAAATTTATTTAAATTAGCAGGGTCGGTTGTTTTATTTGGTGTAGTGTCCGCGTTTTTTGTAGCGCTTATTAAATACATCCTTGTGACGATAGGAGTGGTTTCATGGTAA
- a CDS encoding stage V sporulation protein AD, protein MVIVFQSKPSLLAGGVVAGPLENRSVFSQYFDSVYDDERWQMKTNEQGHRKMIEEACEFAMKKLGVQKGDIAYLMGGDLVNQMTPTNFAARDLEIPFIGLFSACATSVSSVIIACLLTELGAANFSLAGASSQHNAIERQFRYPINYGAQKPQTAQWTVTAAGYALIGKHREEYPSIEAATIGKSVDYGMDDPFHMGAAMAPAAFQTIQSHLQQRNQKIYHYDLILTGDLGQLGLKLLKGMLVENGVKNEELTLLRDAGAEFYGQDEAFQSGASGAGCSAAVFFSYVIQQMRAGSYKRVLLVATGALLSPLSYQQGETIPCTAHAIEITMK, encoded by the coding sequence ATGGTAATTGTATTTCAATCGAAGCCCTCTCTTTTAGCAGGTGGAGTGGTAGCAGGTCCTTTAGAGAATCGGAGTGTTTTTAGTCAATATTTTGACTCTGTTTATGATGATGAACGTTGGCAAATGAAAACAAATGAACAGGGGCATCGCAAAATGATCGAAGAAGCCTGTGAATTTGCTATGAAAAAATTGGGCGTACAAAAAGGTGATATCGCCTATTTGATGGGTGGGGACTTAGTCAATCAAATGACACCGACTAATTTTGCCGCTAGAGATTTAGAAATCCCCTTTATTGGACTATTTTCGGCTTGTGCCACATCAGTATCTTCAGTCATTATTGCATGCCTGTTAACAGAGTTAGGTGCTGCTAATTTTTCATTAGCAGGTGCCTCCAGTCAACATAATGCAATTGAACGTCAATTTCGTTATCCCATCAATTATGGAGCGCAAAAACCACAAACAGCTCAATGGACTGTAACCGCTGCTGGATATGCACTAATTGGGAAGCATCGCGAGGAGTATCCTTCAATAGAAGCGGCAACAATTGGCAAGTCCGTTGATTATGGTATGGATGATCCTTTCCATATGGGTGCAGCGATGGCACCAGCTGCCTTTCAAACGATTCAATCTCATTTACAACAAAGAAACCAAAAAATTTATCATTACGATTTAATTTTAACAGGTGATTTGGGACAGCTTGGGTTAAAGCTATTGAAAGGAATGCTTGTTGAAAATGGCGTGAAAAATGAAGAGCTCACGTTATTGCGTGATGCAGGTGCCGAATTTTATGGACAGGATGAAGCATTCCAGTCGGGTGCAAGTGGAGCAGGCTGTTCAGCAGCTGTTTTTTTTAGTTATGTTATTCAACAAATGCGTGCAGGGAGCTATAAGCGTGTATTACTAGTAGCAACAGGGGCGTTATTATCTCCTCTGTCCTATCAGCAAGGCGAGACAATTCCATGTACGGCACATGCAATAGAAATTACGATGAAATGA
- the spoVAE gene encoding stage V sporulation protein AE → MTFVFAFIVGGIICVIGQLLMDVGNLTPGHTLSTLVVLGAILDGMGLYEPLINFAGAGATVPITSFGNSLTHGALAEAEKHGLVGVLTGMFEVTSSGISAAIVFGFIGALIFRPKGNID, encoded by the coding sequence ATGACATTTGTATTTGCATTTATTGTTGGAGGCATTATTTGCGTCATAGGCCAATTATTAATGGATGTTGGCAATTTAACACCAGGGCATACACTAAGTACGTTAGTTGTCCTCGGTGCCATATTAGATGGTATGGGTTTATATGAGCCACTAATTAATTTTGCTGGAGCAGGAGCTACAGTACCCATTACATCCTTCGGGAATTCATTAACCCATGGTGCCCTAGCAGAGGCAGAGAAGCATGGACTTGTTGGCGTATTAACAGGCATGTTCGAAGTAACAAGCTCAGGAATCAGCGCTGCTATCGTGTTTGGCTTTATTGGTGCATTAATATTTAGACCAAAAGGAAATATTGACTAG
- a CDS encoding YjcZ family sporulation protein, with protein MGYQGWGSQPYGTNVGGWNNSYCGGYSGGNNNYGYGSTFVLIVVLFILLIIVGATYI; from the coding sequence ATGGGATACCAAGGCTGGGGCTCACAACCGTATGGAACTAACGTTGGTGGGTGGAACAATAGCTATTGCGGAGGATACTCTGGAGGCAACAACAACTATGGTTATGGTTCTACATTTGTTCTAATTGTTGTACTATTCATTCTATTAATTATTGTTGGCGCTACTTACATCTAA
- a CDS encoding stage VI sporulation protein F gives MHRSFFNSIEKKTGVSMDEIFALANAIQHADFTSEKQVRKIVRRVAKISNRSITQELEDKLVQSIIQDGASLDLDKITRMMK, from the coding sequence ATGCATCGCTCGTTTTTTAATTCGATTGAGAAAAAAACAGGTGTATCGATGGATGAAATCTTCGCATTAGCCAATGCCATTCAACATGCGGATTTTACCAGTGAAAAACAAGTAAGAAAAATTGTACGACGTGTTGCTAAAATATCTAACAGATCGATTACGCAAGAGTTAGAAGATAAATTAGTACAATCTATTATTCAAGATGGCGCATCACTAGATTTAGATAAAATCACTAGAATGATGAAGTAG
- a CDS encoding GNAT family N-acetyltransferase, with protein sequence MYNVKIVETKQEHDDAFAIRKKVFVEEQGVPLHLECDAEDATATHFIMYDNDEPVGAARLRSIDNKTAKIERVCILQSQRGKKLGALIMREMEKHAISINKKTLKLHAQSYAIPFYEKLGFTVTSPEFMDAGIPHRAMEKNI encoded by the coding sequence TTGTATAACGTAAAAATTGTTGAAACAAAGCAAGAACACGATGATGCCTTTGCTATTCGCAAAAAAGTGTTTGTTGAAGAGCAAGGTGTTCCGCTTCATCTAGAATGTGATGCTGAGGATGCAACTGCAACACATTTCATTATGTATGATAACGATGAGCCTGTAGGAGCAGCACGTTTACGCAGTATTGACAACAAAACAGCTAAAATTGAACGTGTTTGTATTTTACAATCTCAACGTGGCAAAAAATTGGGCGCTTTAATCATGAGGGAAATGGAGAAGCATGCCATTTCTATCAATAAAAAAACCTTAAAACTTCATGCACAAAGCTATGCTATTCCCTTCTACGAAAAGCTAGGCTTTACAGTTACCTCACCTGAGTTTATGGATGCAGGTATTCCACACCGTGCTATGGAGAAAAACATTTAA
- a CDS encoding YjcG family protein, whose product MKYGIVAFPSKKLQDLANTYRKRYDPHYAKITPHMTLKDSFDASEEEIQTIVKQLDELAAKYAPLNIHASRISSFFPTTNAIYFRIEPTEQLAAFQHALQDSIPKGEMKHVFVPHITIAQKMSASEHDDIFGQLRMTGVDEKDTIDRIHLLYQLEDGSWTTYETFRLSGAE is encoded by the coding sequence ATGAAGTACGGTATTGTGGCATTTCCATCAAAAAAATTGCAAGATTTAGCGAACACTTATCGCAAACGATACGATCCTCATTATGCGAAGATTACACCGCATATGACATTAAAGGACAGCTTCGATGCGTCTGAAGAAGAGATTCAAACCATCGTCAAGCAATTAGATGAACTTGCTGCTAAATATGCACCTTTAAACATTCATGCATCTCGCATAAGTTCGTTTTTCCCTACAACAAATGCGATTTACTTCCGCATTGAACCAACAGAACAATTAGCGGCATTCCAACATGCACTTCAAGACAGCATCCCTAAAGGGGAAATGAAACATGTATTTGTTCCTCATATTACAATCGCTCAAAAAATGTCAGCCTCTGAGCATGACGATATCTTTGGACAATTACGTATGACAGGCGTTGATGAAAAAGATACAATTGATCGCATTCATCTTTTATATCAACTAGAAGATGGTTCATGGACAACATACGAAACATTCCGTTTATCTGGAGCTGAGTGA
- a CDS encoding alpha/beta hydrolase has translation MDKGTVQDLTFYSESLQEELQLYIYVPANYSPLYKYNILIASDGKDYFQLGGITKLADELIDDYEIENLIIAFVPYKDIKDRRHKYIPSGEQHESYLRFLAHELVPYLDREYATYQMGMSRGVIGDSMAATASLMAALKYPSIFGKVILQSPYVDADVLKAVENFKDPGSISIYHIVGKGEDQVVTMDKTIKDFLTPNRQLHDLMISKGFTTFYDEFDGNHTWKYWKPDLRRALIENFN, from the coding sequence TTGGATAAGGGAACAGTACAGGATTTAACATTTTACAGTGAGTCATTACAGGAGGAATTACAGCTCTATATTTATGTTCCTGCAAATTATTCTCCACTATATAAATACAATATTTTAATCGCATCAGACGGTAAAGACTACTTCCAACTTGGCGGTATTACAAAGCTAGCTGATGAACTGATTGATGACTATGAAATCGAAAATTTAATTATTGCATTTGTTCCTTACAAAGACATAAAAGATCGACGACATAAATATATTCCGAGCGGTGAGCAACATGAATCCTATCTTCGCTTTTTAGCACATGAGCTAGTACCGTATTTAGATCGTGAGTATGCCACTTACCAAATGGGTATGAGTCGTGGAGTGATTGGTGACTCTATGGCTGCTACAGCTTCCTTAATGGCTGCTTTAAAGTACCCAAGCATCTTTGGCAAAGTCATTCTACAATCACCATACGTTGACGCTGATGTGTTAAAGGCTGTTGAAAATTTTAAAGATCCAGGGTCCATTTCTATCTACCATATTGTCGGCAAAGGCGAAGATCAGGTTGTGACAATGGATAAAACCATCAAAGATTTTTTAACACCTAATCGTCAATTGCATGATCTCATGATCAGTAAAGGGTTTACTACATTTTATGACGAGTTCGATGGCAATCATACATGGAAATATTGGAAACCAGATCTTCGACGTGCATTAATCGAAAATTTCAATTAA
- a CDS encoding phosphatidylglycerophosphatase A family protein translates to MHNKSIRVHSDEVAKAAQAALIRRGVAIEDIAQIVYEMQKTYNEGLTLEHCVHSVERVLRKREVQHALLVGIELDELAEKKLLSSPLQQIIESDEGLFGVDETIALGSVFTYGSIAVTTFGHLDKQKIGIIKKLDTEPGHHVNTFLDDLVGSIAASAASRIAHRMRDLEEEGETFADIEPEELGPKPKSHNEI, encoded by the coding sequence ATGCATAATAAAAGTATTCGTGTGCACTCTGACGAAGTAGCAAAGGCAGCTCAAGCCGCATTAATTCGTAGAGGTGTAGCGATAGAGGATATCGCGCAAATTGTTTACGAAATGCAAAAAACCTATAATGAAGGTTTAACACTGGAGCATTGTGTTCATTCTGTTGAACGTGTATTACGTAAGCGAGAAGTACAACATGCTTTATTAGTAGGAATTGAATTAGATGAATTAGCAGAGAAGAAATTATTATCTTCACCACTACAGCAAATTATCGAATCAGATGAAGGTTTATTTGGTGTAGACGAAACAATCGCACTAGGATCTGTTTTTACATATGGCAGCATTGCCGTTACCACTTTTGGTCACTTAGACAAGCAAAAAATAGGGATTATCAAAAAACTAGATACAGAACCTGGACATCATGTCAACACGTTCTTAGATGATTTGGTTGGTAGTATAGCAGCTTCAGCGGCTTCACGAATTGCACATCGTATGCGTGATTTAGAAGAGGAAGGCGAAACATTTGCTGATATCGAACCTGAAGAGCTAGGACCAAAACCAAAATCACATAATGAAATATAA
- a CDS encoding ABC transporter substrate-binding protein, with protein sequence MKKLLVFLFVAVLALAGCVQTKTDVEGSKDSKDSDKSNGKIAIEVLGMAASEEDMNIVRDQLVKNGFDVKLNIQPDYGSFSAQKEAGNYDLALSSWTTVTGNPDYAVRGLFKTGGDYSVVADSKLDALIDEASTLTGEEAAAKYKDLEQLLVFDQAYIAPLYISNKYQGIYSELVNPKTVLLPKSRAQVWEKIEFNDTSKNATEPLILHQTINSLTSLDPIKGNDGSINTLNTNMYVRLVNLTDTDEVVSDGSLSYNHVMAEGNQEYYFILRDDIHFAAVKDGAAVDTGELVSAEDVVFSLNRAKDANSVPDHRTYSIHENIETVEIVSDLAELKDKKVSGSEQSVLDALSQSLPASVAQLAKEKGTVNNAAGAYQVVKITTPTPFPQVLNYLAHQSGGIVSEKQVTSINTYDVANYNPDKDIAYGDQATVTEGSATFNNQLYASGPYILVKKNDYEAQFVKNPAYRAGSEYEPKIAKINVRFISDVDSALSALRNGEIHVLQTVSETKLDIVKSDAKLTLNTADSNAVSYLQMNTSGRAVSDSADLRKAILYSINQDEFISYYQGNKKPAVSTVSPLIDTGLKLEADSDKVKEFVKAYNDNK encoded by the coding sequence ATGAAGAAATTACTTGTATTTTTATTCGTTGCAGTACTAGCTTTGGCTGGCTGTGTACAAACAAAAACTGACGTAGAAGGCAGTAAAGATTCAAAAGATAGTGACAAGAGCAATGGCAAGATTGCCATTGAAGTATTAGGAATGGCAGCTTCTGAAGAAGATATGAATATTGTACGTGACCAATTAGTAAAAAATGGTTTTGACGTAAAGCTAAATATTCAACCAGATTACGGTTCTTTCTCTGCTCAAAAAGAAGCAGGTAACTATGACCTTGCTCTTTCAAGCTGGACGACAGTTACAGGGAACCCTGACTATGCTGTTCGTGGTTTATTTAAAACTGGCGGTGACTACAGTGTGGTGGCAGATTCAAAATTAGATGCATTAATTGATGAAGCGAGCACATTGACTGGTGAAGAAGCAGCAGCCAAGTATAAAGATTTAGAGCAATTATTAGTATTTGATCAGGCTTATATTGCGCCTTTATATATTTCCAATAAGTATCAAGGGATCTACTCTGAACTAGTAAACCCTAAAACAGTTCTTTTACCAAAATCTCGTGCACAAGTTTGGGAAAAAATCGAATTTAATGATACATCTAAAAATGCAACAGAACCTTTAATTTTACACCAAACAATCAATTCTCTTACTTCACTTGACCCGATTAAAGGGAATGATGGTTCAATCAACACATTAAACACAAATATGTATGTTCGTCTTGTTAACTTAACAGACACAGATGAAGTTGTTTCAGATGGTTCATTATCTTATAACCATGTAATGGCTGAAGGTAATCAAGAATATTACTTCATTTTACGAGATGATATCCACTTTGCAGCTGTGAAAGATGGTGCTGCTGTTGATACGGGGGAATTAGTGTCAGCTGAAGATGTAGTCTTCTCATTAAATCGTGCAAAAGATGCTAACTCAGTACCAGATCACCGTACTTATAGCATTCATGAAAATATTGAAACAGTGGAAATCGTTTCTGATTTAGCTGAATTAAAAGATAAAAAAGTATCTGGCTCTGAGCAATCCGTTTTAGATGCATTATCTCAAAGCCTACCTGCTTCTGTAGCTCAGTTAGCAAAAGAAAAAGGTACTGTTAATAATGCGGCAGGTGCATACCAAGTTGTTAAAATTACAACACCTACACCTTTCCCACAAGTATTAAATTATTTAGCACACCAATCTGGTGGTATCGTGTCTGAAAAACAAGTAACAAGTATTAATACGTATGATGTGGCTAACTATAACCCTGACAAGGACATTGCCTATGGTGATCAAGCTACTGTAACAGAGGGTTCAGCAACATTCAATAACCAGCTATATGCAAGTGGTCCTTACATTTTAGTGAAGAAAAATGATTATGAAGCACAGTTTGTGAAAAACCCTGCATATCGTGCTGGCAGCGAATACGAGCCAAAAATTGCTAAAATCAATGTCCGTTTCATCTCTGATGTTGATAGTGCCCTATCTGCATTACGTAATGGTGAAATTCATGTTCTTCAAACAGTATCAGAAACGAAACTGGATATTGTAAAATCAGATGCTAAATTAACATTAAATACGGCAGATAGTAATGCTGTTTCCTACCTACAAATGAATACATCTGGCCGTGCAGTTTCTGATTCAGCAGATTTACGTAAAGCAATTCTATACTCTATTAACCAAGACGAATTCATTAGCTATTACCAAGGAAATAAAAAACCAGCTGTATCCACAGTCTCTCCATTAATTGATACTGGTTTAAAACTTGAAGCAGATAGCGACAAGGTAAAAGAATTTGTAAAAGCATATAACGATAATAAGTAG
- a CDS encoding ABC transporter permease, producing the protein MKNILHVKLLLKITQEYVNSHFTFVFSLLFSLLFLAYSYNFSSNSWRPVVLLFFVIYAFTTAYVAFVNLRIKKDLAKHGDIQKSTRMFGYPLLVTILSGNIFSTSFAFMLVSKSKTAEYTFAAYAFITQLFILGIAALNLFKPYVTDTFLLAMGVFLVLSLLYIVMAVLCTKYVTATEAPKWMLIPGIVLLLATFTGNLFATLLGYSLIQKARKANPSSIEKWQKIWEKILRNTMAVFGLFFIIFMFSLSVTSSWTFDYDFATENNYGALLQTPTLEYPLGTDNYGRDLFSRIVFGAQISLIVGFFSTIIPAVIGGALGAFSGYYGKSTDNIIMRSLDILYAIPGILLAIAIIAAFGANTVNLIIALSVGAIPTYARTMRANVMQLANYEFVESARALGASDAAIIFKHIVPNSLAPMIVKATLTIGGAVISTSSLSFLGLGIEPHIPEWGNILKVGSTYLETHSYVAIFPGLCIMLLVLSFNFLGDGLRDALDPKTN; encoded by the coding sequence GTGAAAAACATCTTACATGTCAAACTACTTTTGAAGATTACACAGGAATATGTCAATTCTCATTTTACTTTTGTCTTTTCCTTACTGTTTTCTTTACTATTTCTAGCCTATAGCTATAATTTTTCCAGCAATAGCTGGCGACCTGTGGTTCTGCTCTTTTTTGTTATTTATGCCTTTACCACGGCATATGTTGCCTTCGTCAATTTACGAATTAAAAAGGATTTAGCAAAACATGGTGACATTCAAAAAAGCACTCGAATGTTTGGCTATCCCCTTTTAGTAACGATACTGTCAGGCAATATTTTTTCGACATCCTTTGCATTTATGCTTGTGTCAAAAAGTAAGACTGCAGAATATACTTTTGCTGCCTATGCCTTTATCACACAACTATTCATCTTAGGTATTGCAGCGTTGAATTTATTTAAGCCATATGTGACAGATACCTTTTTACTGGCAATGGGCGTTTTCTTGGTACTCTCGCTTCTTTATATCGTGATGGCCGTTTTATGTACAAAATATGTCACAGCAACTGAGGCACCAAAATGGATGCTCATTCCAGGTATTGTCCTGCTATTGGCCACTTTCACTGGTAATCTATTTGCGACTTTACTAGGATATAGCCTTATTCAAAAGGCTCGAAAGGCTAATCCATCTTCTATTGAGAAGTGGCAAAAAATATGGGAAAAGATTTTACGCAATACGATGGCTGTGTTCGGCTTATTCTTTATTATTTTCATGTTTTCGTTGTCCGTTACAAGCTCTTGGACTTTTGACTATGACTTCGCTACGGAAAATAACTATGGAGCATTGCTACAAACACCGACATTAGAATATCCACTAGGTACAGATAATTATGGCCGAGATTTATTTTCTCGTATTGTATTTGGGGCACAAATATCGTTAATCGTCGGATTTTTCTCAACGATTATCCCCGCAGTTATTGGTGGAGCATTAGGAGCATTTTCAGGCTATTATGGTAAATCCACTGACAATATCATCATGCGGAGTCTCGATATTTTATATGCTATTCCTGGGATATTGTTAGCCATTGCTATTATCGCCGCTTTTGGTGCTAATACGGTGAATCTCATTATTGCACTTAGTGTTGGGGCAATTCCAACCTATGCTCGTACAATGCGGGCAAATGTTATGCAGCTTGCCAATTATGAATTTGTAGAATCGGCTAGAGCTTTAGGTGCATCTGATGCTGCTATTATTTTCAAGCACATTGTCCCCAATTCTTTAGCACCAATGATTGTGAAAGCAACATTAACGATTGGCGGAGCTGTTATTTCAACAAGTAGTTTAAGTTTTTTAGGGCTAGGTATTGAGCCGCATATTCCCGAATGGGGCAATATTTTAAAAGTTGGTAGTACGTACCTGGAGACACATTCATATGTCGCTATTTTCCCAGGTCTTTGTATTATGCTTCTTGTCCTCTCCTTTAACTTCTTAGGAGACGGTTTACGAGATGCTTTAGATCCAAAAACAAATTAA